The DNA segment CACCACTCTAAGAGCTGGCTTGGTGTACTGAAAAACAGATCGGGCTTTTCAGCTTTCAGCATTTCTTCCGTAGCGGCTCCCCAAGCGCAGGCTGCTGTTATTACCCCAGCCGCCTTTCCACAGATAATATCGTATATGCTGTCCCCGATGAAGATCGCTTCTTGGGGCGATACTTTCAATCGATAGATTGCCGCCAGTACGGCCTCGGGAGCAGGTTTTGGGTGAGCCACATCGCTGGAAGTGACAACCGTATCTACGAAATCTTCTAGCTCTAAACGCGGAGTGACATCTTCCATCTCGAGTCTATTCTTTGATGTCACCAGCGCAGTGCAGTACCCCTTCTGTTTCACTAGACGGACGGCCTCAATGGCTTTCTCAAATAACTTTTCTTGATCCTGATGAGCTTCGT comes from the bacterium genome and includes:
- a CDS encoding HAD-IA family hydrolase; translated protein: SNCIGGNGLTSQLRAILFDIDGTLIDTVSLIVDALNSAAGKVLGTTLPTEKLRGIIGIPLIQQIQAIESMVGIKGDEKAMTEQQFAYYEAHQDQEKLFEKAIEAVRLVKQKGYCTALVTSKNRLEMEDVTPRLELEDFVDTVVTSSDVAHPKPAPEAVLAAIYRLKVSPQEAIFIGDSIYDIICGKAAGVITAACAWGAATEEMLKAEKPDLFFSTPSQLLEWCESLPVIVNNASPEEAKSNCCGSGCACGCN